The Garra rufa chromosome 18, GarRuf1.0, whole genome shotgun sequence genome window below encodes:
- the LOC141290587 gene encoding plasminogen, with translation MCGHRPERVAEHRDKRMIGGENVKVSVWPWQVSVQYQPNSSAPFIQVCGGAIIHRYWIMTAASYDVGVLQEAEVDLMSRSLCNKPEYWNYTVAADMLCVSQFGGGVDGCETNLGGPLNCYIEIEERYFLIGIRVKATSCGQPYRPNVYLKVYSHYYWIERELNNSLH, from the exons ATGTGCGGACACAGGCCTGAGAGAGTAGCTGAACATCGAGATAAACGGATGATCGGAGGTGAGAATGTCAAGGTGAGCGTTTGGCCGTGGCAGGTGTCTGTACAGTACCAGCCCAATTCATCTGCTCCGTTCATTCAGGTCTGTGGTGGAGCAATTATCCACCGATATTGGATAATGACAGCAGCCTCCT ATGATGTTGGCGTGCTGCAAGAGGCCGAAGTGGATTTAATGTCACGGTCATTGTGCAATAAACCAGAGTACTGGAACTATACTGTGGCAGCAGACATGCTTTGTGTTAGTCAATTCGGTGGTGGCGTTGACGGATGTGAG ACAAATCTTGGTGGACCGCTGAACTGCTATATTGAAATTGAGGAGCGCTACTTTTTGATTGGAATTCGAGTGAAGGCCACTTCTTGTGGACAGCCTTACCGACCCAATGTTTATTTGAAAGTCTACTCCCACTATTATTGGATTGAGCGTGAATTGAATAACAGCTTACATTAA